A portion of the bacterium genome contains these proteins:
- the acpP gene encoding acyl carrier protein, producing the protein MALFERVQQLIVRELNVKESEVTENASFDGDLKADSLDIVELVMALEDEFEITITDEEAETIRTVGDAVRFLESKNVQG; encoded by the coding sequence ATGGCGTTGTTCGAGCGCGTGCAGCAGTTGATCGTTCGGGAACTCAATGTGAAAGAAAGCGAAGTCACCGAGAACGCCAGTTTCGACGGCGATCTGAAGGCTGACTCCCTCGACATCGTGGAACTCGTGATGGCCCTGGAGGACGAGTTCGAGATCACGATCACTGACGAAGAGGCCGAGACCATCCGCACCGTCGGGGATGCCGTGCGTTTCCTCGAGAGCAAGAACGTTCAGGGCTAG
- the fabG gene encoding 3-oxoacyl-[acyl-carrier-protein] reductase: MCLQEQVAIVTGSGGGIGEVIAKKLASLGCNIVINDINAEGATRVATEIGEMGVRAIATVGSVTSADDCQKMVEATVAEFGKVDILVNNAGITKDGLLLRMSEDQWDLVLDINLKGAFLCTKAVARVMMKAEYGRIVNIASVVGVGGNAGQANYAASKGGMIAFTKSVAQEFGSRGITANSVAPGYIQTAMTHVLSDEAREAWLTRIPLRRAGTPEDVANVVAFLASPEAGYVTGQCVNIDGGLIM, translated from the coding sequence ATGTGTCTGCAGGAACAGGTCGCGATCGTGACGGGCTCGGGCGGCGGCATCGGCGAAGTCATCGCCAAGAAGCTGGCTTCGCTGGGCTGCAACATCGTCATCAATGACATCAACGCCGAGGGCGCCACTCGCGTGGCGACCGAGATTGGCGAGATGGGCGTCCGCGCCATCGCCACCGTTGGCAGCGTCACCAGTGCCGACGACTGCCAGAAGATGGTCGAAGCCACGGTCGCCGAGTTCGGCAAGGTGGACATCCTGGTCAACAACGCCGGGATCACGAAGGACGGCCTGCTGCTGCGCATGAGCGAGGACCAGTGGGACCTGGTGCTGGACATCAACCTCAAGGGTGCGTTCCTGTGCACCAAGGCCGTGGCGCGCGTGATGATGAAGGCGGAGTACGGGCGGATCGTCAACATCGCGTCGGTCGTGGGGGTCGGCGGGAATGCCGGGCAGGCGAACTATGCGGCCTCGAAGGGCGGCATGATCGCCTTCACCAAGAGCGTTGCGCAGGAGTTCGGTAGCCGGGGCATCACGGCCAACTCCGTGGCTCCCGGGTACATCCAGACGGCCATGACGCACGTGCTGTCCGACGAGGCCCGGGAGGCCTGGCTGACCCGCATCCCCCTGCGACGGGCGGGGACGCCAGAGGATGTCGCGAATGTCGTGGCTTTCCTCGCCTCACCCGAGGCGGGCTATGTGACGGGCCAGTGTGTGAACATTGACGGCGGGCTCATTATGTGA
- the fabD gene encoding ACP S-malonyltransferase: protein MIAFICPGQGSQSVGMARDLYEGSATAKAVLDGIAAALDFPLLQLMFEGPAEELTQTQHAQPALLAHSAAVAAMLAEAGVQPELVAGHSLGEYSALVAAGSLSPVEGARLVRVRGGLMAEIGARVGGTMAAVIGLDGESLAEAVREAGQVGTVVLANLNASDQIVISGEEAAVQRAGELAQEAGAKRVIPLSVSGAFHSPLMQPAAEQLEAALAQADVRPARVPVVSNVDAASRTQPDELRQALVAQLTSAVRWDDCLRAMVAAGVTTFVEVGPGKVLTNMVRRGYPDVTCHTAGDMASVQAAIEALTQ, encoded by the coding sequence ATGATCGCTTTCATCTGCCCCGGACAGGGGTCACAATCGGTCGGCATGGCGCGGGACCTGTACGAGGGTTCGGCGACGGCGAAGGCCGTGCTGGATGGCATCGCCGCCGCGCTGGACTTCCCGCTGCTGCAGCTCATGTTCGAGGGGCCGGCGGAGGAGCTGACGCAGACCCAACATGCGCAGCCGGCGCTGCTGGCGCATTCGGCGGCGGTGGCGGCCATGTTGGCCGAAGCCGGCGTGCAGCCGGAACTCGTGGCCGGGCACAGCCTGGGCGAGTACTCGGCGCTGGTGGCGGCCGGGAGCCTGTCGCCGGTCGAGGGCGCGCGGCTGGTCCGCGTGCGCGGGGGGCTGATGGCGGAGATCGGCGCTCGCGTCGGCGGGACGATGGCAGCGGTCATCGGCCTGGATGGCGAGAGCCTGGCGGAGGCCGTCCGCGAGGCCGGGCAGGTCGGGACCGTCGTGCTGGCGAACTTGAACGCCTCTGACCAGATTGTGATCTCCGGCGAGGAGGCGGCGGTGCAGCGGGCCGGGGAGCTGGCCCAGGAGGCCGGCGCCAAGCGGGTCATCCCGCTCAGTGTCAGCGGGGCGTTCCATTCGCCGCTGATGCAGCCTGCCGCGGAGCAGTTGGAGGCGGCGCTGGCGCAGGCGGATGTGCGGCCGGCGCGCGTGCCGGTGGTCAGCAACGTAGATGCCGCGTCACGGACGCAGCCGGACGAGTTGCGCCAGGCGCTGGTCGCCCAGCTCACGTCAGCAGTGCGGTGGGATGACTGCCTGCGGGCGATGGTGGCGGCGGGTGTGACAACGTTCGTGGAGGTCGGGCCCGGCAAGGTCCTGACCAACATGGTGCGGCGCGGGTATCCGGACGTGACCTGCCACACGGCGGGAGACATGGCGAGCGTCCAGGCGGCCATCGAGGCCTTGACGCAGTAG
- a CDS encoding electron transfer flavoprotein subunit alpha, with amino-acid sequence MGIYIDTEKCTGCKLCLAACPYGAIEIVDGKARFTDDCTGCGACVSSCKFGAIIMEVVRKEQVDTTQYSGLWVLAETHDGKLADVTLELLSEGRKLADQLGEDVSLVLCGQDVEKLVPTAAAYGADKVYLVEHEVLAQYRTDPFTSVICGLINRHKPEIVLIGATTMGRDLASRIAARIGAGLTADCTGLTIDPETRLLMQTRPAFGGNVMATIVCRNARPQMSTVRPRVMKKAEPDTSRQAEIIRQSVDLNERAIATKILEIIREEGSNELDVQEAEIIVSGGRGLRKAENFALIRELAEVLGAAVGASRATVDAGWIPAYHQVGQTGKTVQPKLYIACGISGAVQHLAGMGSADCIVAINNDPSAPIFGVAHYGIVGDLFEVVPALTKALKKELGQE; translated from the coding sequence ATGGGCATCTACATAGATACCGAGAAGTGCACCGGCTGCAAGCTGTGCCTGGCGGCCTGCCCGTATGGGGCCATCGAGATCGTGGACGGCAAGGCCCGTTTCACGGACGACTGCACCGGCTGCGGCGCCTGTGTCAGTAGCTGCAAGTTCGGCGCCATCATCATGGAAGTCGTCCGCAAGGAGCAGGTGGACACCACGCAGTACTCCGGGCTGTGGGTGCTCGCCGAGACCCATGACGGCAAGCTCGCTGACGTGACCCTGGAGTTGCTGAGCGAGGGCCGCAAGCTGGCCGACCAGTTGGGCGAGGATGTCAGCCTGGTGCTGTGCGGGCAAGACGTCGAGAAGCTCGTCCCCACCGCCGCAGCCTACGGCGCGGACAAGGTGTACCTGGTCGAGCACGAGGTGCTGGCGCAGTACCGCACCGATCCCTTCACCAGCGTCATCTGCGGCCTCATTAACAGGCACAAGCCCGAGATCGTGCTGATTGGCGCGACAACCATGGGGCGCGACTTGGCGTCACGCATCGCCGCCCGCATCGGGGCCGGGCTGACCGCCGACTGCACCGGGCTGACCATTGACCCCGAGACGCGGCTGCTCATGCAGACGCGCCCGGCCTTCGGCGGCAACGTCATGGCCACGATCGTGTGCCGGAACGCCCGCCCGCAGATGTCCACCGTGCGCCCGCGCGTGATGAAGAAGGCCGAGCCAGACACGTCCCGGCAGGCCGAGATCATCCGCCAGAGCGTGGACCTCAACGAGCGCGCCATCGCCACGAAGATCCTTGAGATCATCCGCGAAGAGGGCAGCAACGAGCTGGACGTTCAGGAAGCCGAGATCATCGTCTCGGGCGGCCGGGGCCTGCGCAAGGCCGAGAACTTCGCCCTGATCCGCGAGCTGGCGGAGGTCCTGGGCGCGGCCGTTGGCGCCTCACGTGCGACCGTGGACGCGGGCTGGATCCCTGCTTACCACCAGGTCGGGCAGACGGGCAAGACCGTCCAGCCCAAGCTCTACATCGCCTGCGGGATCTCCGGGGCGGTGCAGCACCTGGCGGGCATGGGTAGCGCAGACTGCATCGTGGCGATCAACAACGACCCGAGCGCCCCCATCTTCGGCGTGGCGCACTACGGGATCGTCGGCGACCTGTTCGAGGTCGTGCCGGCGCTCACGAAGGCTCTGAAGAAGGAACTGGGGCAGGAGTAG
- a CDS encoding electron transfer flavoprotein subunit beta/FixA family protein, with translation MNIIVCIKQVPDTTEVRIDPVTNTLVREGVPSIINPFDENAIECALQLVEKHGGKCTIITMGPPQASQALKDALAMGADEAVLICDRAVAGSDTLATSYTLSQAVKKIGEYDLIICGKQAFDGDTAQVGPGLAEHLGIPQVTYAIDLEVEGKKAKVKRLLSDRFEIVETRLPCLITVVKQMNEPRHASLKNVMKARKKEIPSWSAADIEADIERCGLNGSPTNVVRVFAPQRHQQGEKLEGEVADQVSALVGKLREKMVI, from the coding sequence ATGAACATTATCGTCTGCATCAAACAAGTGCCGGACACCACGGAAGTCAGGATTGACCCCGTGACCAATACGCTGGTGCGCGAAGGCGTGCCCAGCATCATCAACCCGTTCGATGAGAACGCCATCGAGTGCGCCCTGCAGCTCGTCGAGAAGCACGGCGGGAAGTGCACCATCATCACGATGGGCCCCCCGCAGGCCTCCCAGGCGCTCAAGGACGCCCTGGCCATGGGCGCTGACGAGGCGGTGCTGATCTGCGACCGCGCCGTCGCCGGCAGCGACACGCTGGCCACCTCGTACACGCTGTCGCAAGCTGTCAAGAAGATCGGGGAGTATGACCTGATCATCTGCGGCAAGCAGGCCTTCGACGGCGACACCGCGCAGGTGGGGCCGGGCCTGGCCGAGCATCTGGGCATCCCGCAGGTGACCTACGCCATTGACCTGGAGGTCGAGGGCAAGAAGGCGAAGGTCAAGCGGCTGCTGTCGGACCGCTTCGAGATCGTCGAGACGCGGCTGCCGTGCCTCATCACGGTCGTGAAGCAGATGAACGAGCCGCGTCACGCGAGCCTCAAGAATGTGATGAAGGCGCGCAAGAAGGAGATCCCCTCCTGGTCGGCCGCCGACATCGAGGCGGACATCGAGCGGTGCGGGCTGAACGGCTCGCCCACCAACGTCGTGCGGGTGTTCGCCCCCCAGCGACACCAGCAGGGCGAGAAGCTCGAGGGCGAAGTGGCCGATCAGGTCAGCGCCCTCGTGGGCAAGCTACGCGAGAAGATGGTGATCTAG
- a CDS encoding acyl-CoA dehydrogenase family protein, which produces MDFGFPEEQQELYDAIQEFCDDVLAPDADKTNEAGEFPWAKVKATADMDLFGIPVPEEYGGMGMQWLDWAVAGELLAHACTTTGAVFAAHMLCMYPIMAFGTDAQKEQYLTDLASGKKIGAMGLTEPDVGSDAGSVKTRAKLVGDKYLLNGTKIFITNGGAAETYVVIANANPEKGMRGLTAFIVEKGFPGFEIGKNEKKAGFPSVTNTELVFQDAEVPVENVLGREGRGFRVAMDLLDVGRIGMAIGAVGLSQKAYDDGVKYSLVREQFGQKISQFQAIQHQIADMAMEIEAARLLARKAAWCKDNGRPELSKIAAMAKCYGSEVCARVTNRAVNMHGGHGYITDHAVQRYWRESKLFELVEGTSEIQRNVIAIECLKEAIS; this is translated from the coding sequence ATGGACTTTGGCTTCCCGGAAGAACAACAGGAGCTCTACGACGCGATCCAGGAGTTCTGCGATGACGTACTGGCTCCTGACGCGGACAAGACCAACGAAGCGGGCGAGTTCCCGTGGGCCAAGGTCAAGGCCACGGCCGACATGGACCTGTTCGGCATCCCGGTACCCGAGGAGTACGGCGGCATGGGGATGCAGTGGCTGGACTGGGCGGTCGCGGGTGAGTTGCTGGCCCATGCCTGCACCACCACCGGGGCGGTGTTCGCCGCCCACATGCTGTGCATGTACCCGATCATGGCCTTCGGCACCGACGCGCAGAAGGAGCAGTACCTCACCGACCTGGCCAGCGGCAAGAAGATCGGCGCCATGGGCCTGACCGAGCCTGATGTGGGCTCGGACGCCGGCTCGGTCAAGACGCGGGCCAAGCTGGTGGGCGACAAGTACCTGCTCAACGGCACCAAGATCTTCATCACCAACGGCGGGGCCGCCGAGACGTACGTGGTCATCGCCAACGCCAACCCCGAGAAGGGGATGCGCGGGCTGACGGCCTTCATCGTCGAGAAGGGCTTCCCGGGCTTTGAGATCGGCAAGAACGAGAAGAAGGCGGGTTTCCCGTCCGTCACCAACACCGAGTTGGTCTTCCAGGACGCCGAAGTGCCGGTCGAGAACGTCCTGGGGCGCGAGGGCCGCGGCTTCCGCGTCGCCATGGACCTGCTGGACGTGGGCCGCATCGGCATGGCCATCGGCGCCGTCGGCCTGTCGCAGAAGGCCTACGACGACGGCGTGAAGTACTCGCTGGTCCGCGAGCAGTTCGGCCAGAAGATCAGCCAGTTCCAGGCCATCCAGCACCAGATCGCCGACATGGCGATGGAGATCGAGGCGGCGCGCCTGCTGGCGCGCAAGGCCGCGTGGTGCAAGGACAACGGCCGGCCGGAGCTGAGCAAGATCGCCGCCATGGCCAAGTGCTACGGCTCCGAGGTCTGCGCGCGGGTGACCAACCGGGCGGTCAACATGCACGGTGGCCACGGGTACATCACCGACCACGCGGTGCAGCGGTACTGGCGCGAGAGCAAGCTGTTCGAGCTGGTCGAGGGCACCTCGGAGATCCAGCGCAACGTCATCGCCATTGAGTGCCTCAAGGAAGCGATCAGCTAG
- a CDS encoding ketoacyl-ACP synthase III, whose product MDVRGAKIIGLGSYVPERVLTNFDLEKMVDTTDEWIFSHTGMRERHIAAPEQATSDLAIEAGKAALADAGLAPEALDLVIVSTVTPDMLFPSVSSLVQGALGATNAGAFDILIGCTGFVYALSTASAFVQAGTADHVLVIAAETLSRIVNWEDRSTCVLFGDGAGAVVVGPAQAGEGVQGFELWSDGTNAQYLKVPAGGSRRPVDEAAIKERAHLLYMDGHEVFKLAVRGCPDVAEAVMRKVGVTHDDIDWAIFHQANRRIIEAAAKRLDIPDERVVCDVEKYANTSAATIPLALDELYKEGKLKTGQMILLAGFGAGFSLAAGLLQWTK is encoded by the coding sequence ATGGACGTGCGAGGCGCCAAGATCATAGGGCTGGGTTCGTACGTGCCCGAGCGTGTTCTGACCAACTTCGATCTGGAGAAGATGGTGGACACGACGGACGAATGGATCTTCAGCCACACCGGGATGCGCGAGCGCCACATCGCGGCCCCCGAGCAAGCGACGTCAGACCTGGCCATCGAGGCGGGCAAGGCGGCGCTCGCCGATGCGGGGCTGGCCCCGGAAGCCCTCGACCTGGTCATCGTCTCCACCGTGACGCCGGACATGCTTTTCCCCTCCGTCTCCTCGCTGGTGCAGGGCGCGCTGGGGGCCACCAACGCGGGCGCGTTCGACATCCTCATCGGTTGCACCGGCTTCGTGTACGCTCTGTCTACCGCCTCTGCGTTCGTGCAGGCGGGCACAGCCGACCATGTGCTGGTCATCGCCGCCGAGACCCTCTCGCGCATCGTGAACTGGGAGGATCGGTCCACCTGCGTGCTCTTCGGCGACGGGGCCGGCGCAGTGGTGGTAGGGCCCGCGCAGGCCGGGGAGGGTGTCCAGGGCTTCGAGCTGTGGTCAGATGGCACCAACGCACAGTACCTCAAGGTCCCGGCCGGCGGCAGTCGGCGTCCGGTGGACGAGGCGGCCATCAAGGAGCGCGCGCATCTGCTGTACATGGACGGCCATGAGGTCTTCAAGCTGGCGGTGCGCGGTTGCCCCGATGTGGCCGAGGCTGTCATGCGCAAGGTCGGCGTCACGCATGACGACATCGACTGGGCCATCTTCCACCAGGCCAACCGCCGCATCATCGAGGCGGCCGCCAAGCGCCTGGACATCCCAGACGAGCGCGTCGTCTGCGATGTCGAGAAGTACGCGAACACCTCGGCGGCGACCATTCCCCTGGCCTTGGACGAGCTGTACAAGGAAGGCAAGCTCAAGACGGGACAGATGATTCTGCTGGCCGGCTTTGGGGCCGGCTTCTCACTGGCAGCGGGGCTGTTGCAGTGGACCAAGTAG
- the plsX gene encoding phosphate acyltransferase PlsX → MKLAVDAMGGDYAPAEVVAGAVLAAERVAGEIILVGREPEVQAELARQTAAPSNLSIHHAEQVVEMNESPRLALRQKAGSSVTVCVDLVRDGAADAAISAGNSGALMAAATMRLGTLPGVQRPAIAVFLPTPLGKRIVLDAGANVDCKPEHLSDFALMGSEYAEHALGISQPRVGLLSIGTESCKGNELSLAAYGLLEQLPVNFIGNVEGNQILAGEVDVTVCDGFAGNVVLKVVEGTAQELTADIKAAVMKGWGSRLAGLLMRPAFRRVAAKYDYAEYGGALLLGTNGVCIVAHGRSDRRAIAQAITVGARSVETGVQDRMTETFRRRQTTPAGAQS, encoded by the coding sequence ATGAAGCTAGCCGTGGATGCGATGGGCGGGGACTACGCTCCGGCCGAAGTTGTGGCAGGTGCGGTTCTGGCCGCCGAGCGGGTGGCGGGCGAGATCATCCTCGTCGGCCGCGAGCCCGAGGTCCAGGCTGAACTAGCCCGACAGACAGCGGCGCCGTCGAACCTGAGCATCCACCACGCCGAGCAAGTCGTCGAGATGAATGAGAGCCCGCGCCTGGCCCTGCGCCAGAAGGCGGGCTCCTCCGTCACCGTCTGCGTGGATCTCGTGCGCGACGGGGCTGCCGACGCCGCGATCAGCGCCGGCAACAGCGGGGCCCTGATGGCCGCCGCGACCATGCGCCTGGGAACGCTCCCGGGAGTGCAGCGGCCCGCCATCGCCGTGTTCCTGCCGACGCCGCTGGGCAAGCGCATCGTGCTCGATGCGGGCGCGAACGTGGACTGCAAGCCCGAGCATCTGTCCGACTTCGCGCTCATGGGCAGCGAGTACGCCGAACATGCGCTGGGCATCAGCCAACCGCGCGTGGGGTTGCTGAGCATCGGCACCGAGTCGTGCAAGGGCAATGAGCTGAGCCTGGCTGCCTACGGTCTGCTGGAGCAGTTGCCCGTGAACTTCATCGGCAACGTCGAAGGCAACCAGATCCTGGCGGGCGAAGTGGACGTGACGGTCTGCGACGGCTTTGCCGGGAATGTCGTGCTGAAGGTCGTGGAAGGTACCGCCCAGGAGCTAACGGCGGACATCAAGGCTGCGGTGATGAAGGGGTGGGGCAGCCGCCTGGCGGGGTTGCTGATGCGCCCCGCGTTCCGTCGGGTGGCCGCGAAGTACGACTACGCCGAGTACGGCGGAGCGCTGCTCCTGGGGACCAATGGCGTATGCATTGTGGCGCACGGGCGGTCTGACCGCCGCGCCATCGCCCAGGCCATCACCGTGGGCGCCCGGAGTGTCGAGACAGGCGTACAGGACCGCATGACGGAGACTTTCCGCCGCCGGCAGACAACGCCGGCGGGCGCGCAGTCATAG
- the rpmF gene encoding 50S ribosomal protein L32: MPLPKRRHSSTRQAKRRTHDALSAPATRECPNCHAPALPHNACPKCGFYKGRQVDHTVKPEKTEK; this comes from the coding sequence ATGCCACTACCCAAGAGACGACATTCCTCCACGCGCCAGGCCAAGCGCCGGACGCATGACGCGTTGTCCGCGCCGGCCACCCGCGAGTGTCCGAACTGCCACGCGCCCGCCCTGCCGCACAACGCGTGCCCCAAGTGCGGGTTCTACAAGGGCCGGCAGGTGGACCACACGGTCAAGCCAGAGAAGACAGAGAAGTAG
- a CDS encoding DUF177 domain-containing protein has protein sequence MRYELGPLRQPAGRIVVELDAEAPPGTGATAVAPVEGRLELANVDSGISVRGHLRVPLELECSRCLGVFQETLEMDVNEDCALRQVDAPESYVEAAGEPYQIPILNDDEIDLTELVRQLIAMHLPIRPLCSETCPGLCPRCGQDLKAGPCGCQEPEPNPRWSALRGLKLEE, from the coding sequence ATGCGCTATGAGCTTGGCCCGCTGCGACAGCCCGCGGGCAGGATAGTCGTCGAACTGGACGCGGAGGCCCCTCCGGGGACCGGGGCCACAGCCGTCGCGCCCGTCGAGGGCCGGCTGGAACTGGCGAATGTGGACAGTGGTATCAGCGTCAGAGGACATCTGAGGGTACCTCTGGAGTTGGAGTGCTCGCGCTGTCTGGGCGTCTTCCAGGAGACCCTGGAGATGGACGTCAACGAGGACTGTGCGCTACGTCAGGTAGACGCGCCGGAGTCCTACGTCGAGGCCGCGGGCGAGCCGTACCAGATCCCCATTCTGAACGACGATGAGATCGACCTGACCGAGTTGGTCCGGCAACTCATCGCCATGCATCTGCCGATCCGGCCCCTGTGCAGTGAGACCTGCCCGGGCCTGTGTCCGCGTTGCGGCCAGGACCTGAAGGCCGGGCCGTGTGGCTGTCAGGAGCCCGAGCCGAACCCGCGCTGGTCGGCGTTGCGGGGACTGAAGCTGGAAGAATAG
- a CDS encoding UDP-3-O-acyl-N-acetylglucosamine deacetylase — protein sequence MSIPALCRATLARPVELPPAPGVASRRLVAVSLHPAEVGRGIRFRRSDLGVDIPADTDHLAPARNCTAVGEGDASVAFIEHLMACLSAARLSDVLVVTDGPEIPLYEGSARVPWRALQEAGRAESDVAWPALTVRKPLCVSSDQASLEAAPADRTLLSYELEHPHPLIGRQRAELTEGDDFGSALAPARTFATDEEIRALYGTDPTPEMERMCLVVYPQRLSEEPAVPQPFARHKLVDLLGDLFLCGRIVQGRITARRSGHRLNHALARELVAAAEPGQS from the coding sequence ATGAGCATACCTGCCCTCTGTCGCGCGACCCTGGCCCGCCCGGTCGAGCTGCCGCCCGCGCCCGGCGTGGCCTCGCGGCGGCTCGTCGCGGTGTCCCTGCACCCGGCCGAGGTCGGGCGGGGCATCCGCTTCCGCCGCTCGGACCTCGGGGTGGATATTCCGGCCGACACGGACCACCTGGCCCCGGCGCGCAACTGCACGGCGGTGGGGGAGGGCGACGCGAGCGTGGCCTTCATCGAGCACCTCATGGCCTGCCTGTCGGCCGCGCGGCTGAGCGACGTGCTGGTCGTGACCGACGGGCCGGAGATTCCGCTGTACGAGGGGAGCGCTCGGGTGCCCTGGCGGGCGTTGCAGGAGGCCGGACGGGCCGAGAGCGACGTGGCCTGGCCGGCGCTGACGGTGCGGAAGCCACTGTGTGTCTCCTCCGACCAGGCCAGCCTGGAGGCGGCGCCGGCAGACCGGACGCTGCTGTCGTACGAGTTGGAGCATCCGCACCCGCTGATCGGGCGGCAGCGGGCAGAGCTCACGGAGGGCGATGACTTCGGGAGCGCGCTGGCCCCGGCGCGGACTTTCGCCACCGACGAGGAGATTCGGGCGCTGTACGGCACCGACCCGACGCCGGAGATGGAGCGGATGTGTCTGGTAGTGTACCCGCAGCGGCTGTCCGAGGAGCCTGCCGTGCCGCAGCCGTTCGCGCGCCACAAGCTCGTGGATCTGCTCGGCGACCTGTTCCTGTGCGGACGGATTGTCCAGGGGCGGATCACGGCGCGGCGGTCGGGGCACCGGCTGAACCACGCCCTCGCACGGGAGCTGGTGGCGGCGGCGGAGCCCGGCCAATCTTGA
- a CDS encoding iron-containing alcohol dehydrogenase: MLFEFRPPERLLFGEGAIGNVGTAVADFGSKVLIVTGRRAMQATGRLDQVRALLQEAGVESAVFDEIPPNPTTEIADRGAEVARREGCDVVLGLGGGSSMDAAKAIAIGGPHERPVRGFMVAAEGEKPLAPTSLTWPVICATSTAGTSSELTPFSVLTIPDLHQKSAIRSPYILPRVAIEDPEMTYSAPAEVTAATGIDVLCHAMESYISNNATPITDLMSQEAIRLVGACLPGVVRDGQSVEGRRQMMLANTFAGYGLACCGANILHAVEHPVSAYYLQVAHGAGLAAVTRAWGRTFWHHMPERFARVAELLGQDVSGMSVEQAAQQVEPALARLLQAVGLDVRLHDLGVDRAKLPQMAADACRYMAGAVRGTPGVPDCAAVTALLEAAY; this comes from the coding sequence ATGCTTTTCGAGTTCCGTCCACCTGAGCGCCTGCTGTTCGGCGAGGGCGCCATCGGCAATGTCGGCACGGCTGTGGCCGACTTCGGCAGCAAAGTCCTGATCGTGACCGGCCGGCGCGCCATGCAGGCGACCGGGCGGCTGGATCAGGTCCGGGCGCTCCTGCAGGAAGCCGGGGTCGAGAGTGCGGTCTTCGATGAGATCCCGCCCAACCCCACCACCGAGATCGCGGACCGCGGCGCGGAGGTCGCCCGGCGCGAGGGCTGCGATGTTGTGCTCGGCCTCGGCGGCGGTAGCTCCATGGACGCCGCCAAGGCCATCGCCATCGGCGGGCCGCACGAGCGGCCGGTGCGGGGCTTCATGGTAGCGGCCGAGGGCGAGAAGCCACTGGCGCCCACGAGCCTTACCTGGCCGGTCATCTGTGCCACTTCCACCGCCGGAACGTCTTCTGAACTGACGCCCTTCTCGGTGCTGACTATCCCAGACCTGCACCAGAAAAGCGCCATCCGCAGCCCGTACATCCTGCCGCGGGTCGCCATCGAGGACCCGGAGATGACGTACTCCGCTCCGGCCGAGGTCACGGCGGCGACGGGCATTGACGTGCTCTGCCACGCCATGGAGTCGTACATCTCCAACAACGCGACTCCCATCACGGACCTGATGTCGCAGGAAGCCATCAGGCTGGTCGGAGCGTGCCTGCCCGGCGTCGTCCGCGACGGCCAGAGCGTCGAGGGACGACGGCAGATGATGCTGGCGAACACCTTCGCCGGGTATGGCCTGGCATGCTGCGGGGCGAACATCCTGCACGCCGTGGAGCATCCGGTCAGCGCCTACTACTTGCAGGTCGCCCATGGCGCGGGCCTGGCCGCAGTGACGCGGGCCTGGGGACGGACGTTCTGGCACCACATGCCGGAGCGCTTCGCGCGCGTGGCGGAGTTGCTGGGGCAGGATGTCAGTGGGATGTCGGTGGAACAGGCCGCACAGCAGGTCGAGCCGGCCCTCGCGCGGCTACTGCAGGCTGTGGGGCTGGACGTGCGCCTGCACGACCTGGGCGTGGACCGGGCGAAGCTGCCACAGATGGCGGCTGACGCCTGCCGCTACATGGCTGGCGCGGTGCGGGGCACCCCTGGCGTGCCGGACTGCGCAGCCGTCACCGCTTTGCTGGAAGCCGCGTACTGA